The proteins below come from a single Triticum aestivum cultivar Chinese Spring chromosome 5D, IWGSC CS RefSeq v2.1, whole genome shotgun sequence genomic window:
- the LOC123123700 gene encoding uncharacterized acetyltransferase At3g50280: MGDVRIVSRRVVRPEPTASPPVETIHLTPWDLKSITVENIQKGILLPKPPTTGGKGLNDVDVECLASSFERALGHFYPYAGRLSVAVPPASNGGASSPQNQSLTISLRCGGEGAEFVHAVAPGVTVSDITDSLIVPRVVWSFFPLDGLLGSDAIDGSRPLLVAQVTELADGVFIAMSMNHGVADGTTFWQFFNTWSELSRAAVAGNDVMISTPLPVFDRSFLGSCTVPITLPFGKLEDVVGLRHVFPPVQECFLNFSAASVKNLKAKANAEMSGSGTLSTISSLQALLAHLWRAVCRARRLAPKQETTYTVLVGCRGRVVGIPAAYAGNAVEHATARSTAGHIQERGLGWAAWLLNRAVASFDMAYASNKLASWPQEPSFTRLPALVAAAPTGTLTGSSPRFDVYGNDFGWGAPVTVRSGAGNKFDGKATVYEGRGGGGSIALEVCLIPEALARLVTDDEFMAATTTDSY, translated from the coding sequence ATGGGCGACGTCCGAATCGTGTCTCGGCGCGTGGTAAGGCCGGAACCAACGGCCTCGCCGCCGGTGGAGACCATCCACCTGACGCCGTGGGATCTCAAGTCTATCACCGTGGAGAACATCCAGAAGGGCATCCTCCTGCCCAAGCCTCCCACCACCGGAGGAAAGGGGCTCAACGACGTGGACGTGGAGTGTCTAGCTTCGTCCTTTGAGCGAGCCCTTGGCCACTTCTACCCTTATGCCGGACGCCTCTCCGTCGCCGTCCCGCCGGCTAGCAACGGCGGAGCATCATCGCCTCAGAACCAGAGCCTCACCATCTCGCTCCGCTGCGGCGGCGAGGGCGCCGAGTTCGTCCACGCCGTGGCTCCCGGCGTCACCGTCTCGGACATCACCGACTCTCTCATCGTTCCTCGGGTGGTCTGGTCCTTCTTCCCGCTTGACGGGCTGCTGGGCTCGGACGCCATTGATGGCTCGCGCCCGCTCCTGGTTGCGCAGGTCACTGAGCTCGCCGACGGCGTCTTCATCGCCATGTCAATGAACCACGGCGTCGCCGACGGTACGACATTCTGGCAATTCTTCAATACCTGGTCCGAGCTAAGTCGTGCCGCCGTCGCTGGCAACGATGTTATGATCTCCACGCCGTTGCCGGTGTTCGACAGGAGTTTCCTGGGCAGCTGCACCGTCCCCATCACTCTGCCCTTCGGCAAGCTGGAGGATGTCGTCGGCCTTCGACATGTGTTCCCGCCCGTGCAGGAATGCTTTCTCAATTTCTCGGCGGCGAGCGTAAAGAATCTCAAGGCGAAGGCGAACGCCGAGATGTCCGGCTCCGGCACCCTTAGCACCATCTCCTCGCTGCAGGCCCTGCTCGCGCACCTCTGGCGTGCCGTGTGCCGAGCCCGGCGACTCGCGCCGAAGCAGGAGACGACGTACACTGTCCTTGTGGGATGCCGTGGCCGCGTTGTCGGCATACCGGCAGCCTACGCGGGCAACGCGGTGGAGCACGCCACCGCCAGGTCTACCGCCGGCCATATTCAGGAAAGGGGCCTCGGATGGGCGGCATGGCTCCTGAACAGGGCCGTGGCGTCGTTCGACATGGCATATGCGAGCAACAAGCTCGCGTCCTGGCCTCAGGAGCCTAGCTTCACGCGCCTGCCGGCGCTCGTGGCTGCCGCTCCCACGGGGACGCTGACTGGGAGCTCGCCGCGGTTCGACGTGTATGGGAACGACTTCGGGTGGGGCGCGCCGGTGACAGTTCGGAGCGGCGCCGGGAACAAGTTTGATGGGAAGGCGACGGTGTACGAGGGTCGAGGTGGCGGAGGGAGCATTGCGCTGGAGGTGTGCCTCATTCCGGAGGCGCTCGCCAGGCTCGTCACCGACGACGAGTTCATGGCTGCAACCACCACTGATTCATACTGA